From Coffea arabica cultivar ET-39 chromosome 9c, Coffea Arabica ET-39 HiFi, whole genome shotgun sequence, one genomic window encodes:
- the LOC140014118 gene encoding uncharacterized protein produces MPKKFTVYEASYSFLERSCCALAWAAQKLRHYLLSHTTYLISRSDPLKYLLGKPMPIGRVAKWQMILSKFDIVFTTQKAIKGQAVADHLAENPLKDDYQPLHTYFPDEEALFMGIAEDMNDQCPEWRLFFDGDSNSFGAGIGAVLVSPEGKHYPGSAKLRFFCTNNMAEYEACIFGLKMALEMEIKDLLVFRDSDLLVHQTLKEWITWDSKILPYHCSLLELANKFRSLEFRHIPRVRNVFADALATLSSMIQHPDELVIEPIQIHLQEKPAHCLVVEKSFDGRPWYNDIKEFLKTGSYPPGANTTGKSFLCKLSSKFFLNGEVVYKRTSDLGLLRCVDEDEAEYLMKEVHSGVCGSHMNGHLLAKKIMRTGYFWLTMEHDCVVFVRKCVKCQLHRDVMRTPPTKLHSITAPWPCSMWGMDVIGAIDPPASNRHRFILVAIEYFTKWVEAESYKHVTKKVVTDFLKKHIICRFGIPETLITDNAKNLNNDMVDGLCEQFKIKHQNSSIYRPQMNGAVEAANKNLKKIIRKMIERHFQCFAGYDASSSVQYTANLIWSPRIGISCLCFVNLIGSKGRRKGYNSWVWVKQDPSLFLD; encoded by the exons ATGCCTAAGAAGTTCACTGTGTATGAGGCCAGCTATTCTTTTCTTGAGAGGAGTTGCTGTGCTCTAGCTTGGGCTGCTCAAAAGCTAAGGCATTACTTGCTCAGTCATACTACTTACCTCATTTCCCGCTCCGACCCTTTGAAATATCTGTTGGGAAAGCCTATGCCGATAGGGCGTGTGGCAAAATGGCAGATGATTCTTTCGAAATTTGACATTGTTTTTACTACGCAAAAGGCAATCAAGGGCCAGGCTGTGGCCGACCATTTGGCTGAAAATCCACTGAAAGATGATTATCAGCCGCTTCACACTTATTTTCCGGATGAAGAGGCCCTGTTCATGGGTATAGCAGAAGATATGAATGATCAATGCCCGGAGTGGAGGTTGTTTTTTGACGGCGATTCAAATTCCTTCGGGGCCGGTATTGGAGCTGTTCTAGTATCGCCTGAAGGAAAGCATTACCCTGGTTCGGCCAAACTCCGATTTTTCTGTACTAATAatatggctgaatatgaagcttgcatttttgggttaaaaatggCGTTAGAAATGGAGATTAAGGATTTACTAGTATTCAGGGATTCAGATTTGCTTGTACATCAGACTCTTAAGGAGTGGATCACTTGGGATTCAAAGATCTTGCCCTATCATTGCAGCTTACTGGAGTTAGCAAATAAATTTAGGAGTTTGGAGTTTCGGCATATTCCACGTGTCAGAAATGTCTTTGCCGATGCATTGGCCACTTTATCTTCAATGATTCAACATCCAGATGAGTTGGTAATTGAACCCATCCAGATTCATCTACAAGAAAAACCTGCTCACTGCTTAGTTGTGGAAAAGTCTTTCGATGGCCGTCCTTGGTACAATGATATCAAGGAATTTCTCAAAACGGGATCCTATCCTCCTGGGGCCAATACAACTGGTAAAAGCTTCTTGTGCAAATTGTCTTCCAAATTTTTCCTAAACGGAGAGGTGGTATACAAAAGGACGTCAGATTTGGGCCTTCTAAGGTgtgttgatgaagatgaagcagAATACCTGATGAAAGAAGTACACAGTGGAGTGTGTGGATCACATATGAATGGCCATTTATTAGCAAAGAAGATCATGAGGACCGGATATTtttggcttactatggagcatgattgtgtaGTTTTTGTTAGGAAATGCGTAAAGTGTCAATTGCATAGAGATGTTATGCGCACTCCCCCTACAAAATTACACAGTATAACTGCTCCCTGGCCATGTTCGATGTGGGGTATGGATGTAATCGGAGCAATTGACCCTCCCGCTTCAAATAGGCATCGGTTTATTCTGGTGGCAATTGAATACTTcaccaaatgggttgaagctGAATCTTATAAGCATGTGACTAAAAAGGTGGTGACGGACTTTCTAAAGAAGCACATCATTTGTCGTTTTGGAATACCAGAGACATTAATCACTGACAATGCCAAAAATCTCAACAATGATATGGTGGATGGTTTGTGCGAACAGTTCAAAATCAAACATCAAAACTCCTCTATTTATAGGCCACAGATGAATGGAGCAGTAGAGGCTGCAAATAAGAACTTGAAGAAAATAATCCGTAAGATGATTGAGAGACACT TTCAATGTTTTGCTGGCTATGATGCATCTAGTTCGGTTCAATACACTGCAAACCTCATTTGGAGTCCACGCATAGGAATTTCCTGTCTCTGCTTTGTGAATTTGATTGGGTCCAAGGGAAGGAGGAAGGGTTATAATTCATGGGTGTGGGTTAAGCAAGATCCCTCATTGTTTCTTGACTAA